One window from the genome of Lacerta agilis isolate rLacAgi1 chromosome 16, rLacAgi1.pri, whole genome shotgun sequence encodes:
- the TEX28 gene encoding testis-specific protein TEX28 codes for MVDLCNSTKGESFQQAEDSASSVEPPRPRSVSVVSTTSQLSSRNPKDVLRHRIFHLSEMLRVEKANRDDNTSCYVELVGKADREKAPSIRQAFERINQRSSANIAQLEQRLQDSWAQLKKLEQRIFTSQDSSSSSATPAQQQLTTPRNSMSHQPSFSIPRNRTPETCIVEELLPSISENKEEASSKQILEEEIKQRVQELKAQLLDLREDHKVLEDEWHKLDDSWKADKQQMMELLQEEKKRYYHLEVQVNDVIQINLNEITNLKHDLACTEEKMVYQSYERSRDIWEVLDSYQTRLAKLEMQQQAQQQEAMELPQASVYKLYGQLMNLLLTIATILLVCVSTISACSLPLLRTRWRALATLLVIVIISAAWKYFPVIRQQEWRTWLPSAW; via the exons ATGGTGGATCTCTGTAATTCAACCAAGGGAGAATCCTTTCAGCAAGCAGAAGACTCTGCCAGTTCA GTGGAGCCCCCTCGGCCCCGCAGTGTCTCTGTTGTTTCTACCACTTCCCAATTAAGCAGCCGCAACCCAAAGGATGTCCTACGCCATCGCATATTCCACTTATCTGAGATGCTGCGAGTGGAGAAAGCCAATCGGGATGACAATACCTCATGCTATGTGGAGCTGGTGGGCAAAGCTGACCGGGAGAAAGCACCTTCCATCCGGCAGGCCTTTGAACGTATCAACCAGCGCTCCTCAGCCAATATTGCCCAACTAGAACAGCGTCTGCAGGATTCCTGGGCTCAGCTGAAGAAGTTGGAACAGAGGATTTTTACAAGccaggacagcagcagcagcagtgccactCCTGCCCAGCAGCAGCTCACCACTCCCAGGAACAGCATGTCCCACCAGCCATCCTTCAGCATACCCAGAAACCGCACTCCAGAAACTTGCATTGTTGAGGaactccttccttccatctcagaGAACAAAGAAGAGGCTTCCTCAAAGCAAATACTTGAGGAAGAGATCAAGCAGAGGGTTCAAGAGTTGAAAGCTCAACTGCTTGATCTTAGAGAAGACCACAAGGTCCTGGAGGATGAGTGGCACAAGCTGGATGACTCATGGAAGGCTGACAAACAACAGATGATGGAactgctgcaggaggagaagaagag GTACTACCATCTCGAAGTGCAGGTAAATGATGTGATACAGATAAATCTCAATGAGATCACCAACCTCAAACATGACCTGGCATGCACCGAGGAGAAAATGGTCTATCAGTCTTATGAAAGGTCCCGGGACATCTGG GAGGTGCTGGACTCCTACCAGACCCGGCTGGCCAAACTCGAAATGCAGCAGCAAGCCCAGCAACAGGAGGCAATGGAGCTACCCCAGGCCAGTGTGTATAAACTCTATGGACAGCTCATGAACCTGCTGCTGACCATTGCCACCATTCTCTTGGTGTGTGTTTCCACTATTTCAGCCtgttcccttcctctcctgcGCACTCGCTGGCGTGCCCTGGCCACTCTGCTTGTGATCGTCATAATAAGCGCTGCCTGGAAGTACTTCCCTGTCATTCGTCAACAGGAATGGAGAACATGGCTTCCCTCCGCTTGGTAG